In a genomic window of Methanomassiliicoccales archaeon:
- a CDS encoding DUF515 domain-containing protein produces the protein MAEDIEEKIRRLRELGRVSVEEKEEKKAPTPIAGPSPPRKPSRLGRLREKERRKRIIIGASIIAVIIIAVVIGLYTTYQNRAAEKLQEAKLAKIKEVNQYFTGELENDPMKAQLINQINQAKSIDELEKINVKAIAEQRKAQLEQERLQREFQQAKATKLTQIEQSFELLLSQPLPEDIKSEAVQAYNQLKERVNSAKTKDEVSLIDPNPYLLELWRKYYYYLIDNTPTQKVILKKGTEKSVYTKTEAKYMLSKVTDFTELLQYTIEKAEMVQVALVLPRENVNGAFLSSGDKIKIFAQINSTVIRKIADEGYVNMVLFLTDSGVIAISESQQETKNIQTTSDTSYSDSYSENYAPGDQSISYEQSTEESHSVSQSSSQTVSASYTYNVKLNEILKAIAANKIAAADEVREQLSRYKLNLFDLEQSTGLLATDPTAKVLVIVEVPAEFVEDLLKYRNALYVTKITG, from the coding sequence GTGGCGGAAGATATTGAAGAAAAAATACGGCGCTTGAGAGAATTGGGTAGAGTTTCTGTTGAGGAAAAAGAAGAGAAAAAGGCCCCCACTCCTATTGCAGGGCCTTCTCCTCCCAGAAAGCCTTCGAGATTAGGAAGGCTCAGGGAAAAAGAAAGACGTAAGAGAATCATTATAGGTGCATCTATCATTGCTGTCATCATCATTGCTGTTGTTATTGGATTATATACCACATATCAAAATCGTGCTGCAGAGAAGCTTCAAGAGGCCAAACTTGCAAAGATTAAAGAAGTTAACCAGTATTTTACCGGGGAGCTTGAGAATGATCCTATGAAAGCCCAGCTGATAAATCAAATTAACCAGGCAAAAAGTATAGACGAGCTTGAAAAGATAAATGTCAAGGCAATAGCAGAGCAAAGAAAAGCTCAACTGGAACAAGAACGTCTTCAGAGGGAGTTCCAGCAGGCAAAAGCTACAAAACTGACGCAAATAGAGCAATCTTTTGAACTTCTTCTTTCTCAGCCGCTCCCAGAGGATATAAAGAGTGAGGCTGTTCAAGCTTATAACCAATTAAAGGAGAGAGTTAATTCCGCAAAAACAAAAGATGAAGTATCTTTAATTGACCCCAACCCGTACTTGCTCGAGCTATGGAGAAAATATTACTACTACCTCATAGATAACACACCTACACAAAAGGTTATCCTCAAGAAAGGAACAGAAAAAAGTGTATACACAAAAACAGAGGCAAAGTACATGCTCAGCAAAGTTACAGATTTCACCGAACTTCTCCAGTACACAATAGAGAAAGCTGAAATGGTGCAAGTTGCTTTGGTCTTACCAAGGGAGAACGTTAATGGTGCCTTCCTTTCCTCAGGAGACAAGATAAAGATCTTTGCCCAAATAAACTCCACAGTTATTAGGAAGATAGCAGATGAGGGATATGTAAATATGGTTCTCTTCCTGACTGATTCCGGTGTAATTGCAATATCCGAGTCACAGCAGGAAACTAAGAATATACAAACAACTTCGGATACATCATATTCGGATAGCTACTCTGAGAACTATGCTCCAGGAGACCAATCAATCTCTTACGAGCAGAGTACAGAGGAAAGCCATTCCGTAAGCCAATCAAGCTCACAGACGGTAAGTGCATCTTACACTTACAATGTGAAGCTAAACGAGATATTAAAGGCCATTGCGGCCAACAAGATTGCCGCAGCTGATGAAGTTAGGGAACAGCTCTCGAGATACAAGCTGAACTTGTTTGACCTTGAACAAAGCACTGGATTGCTGGCTACAGACCCCACTGCTAAAGTTTTGGTAATAGTTGAAGTCCCGGCAGAATTCGTTGAAGACCTCCTTAAGTATAGAAACGCCCTCTATGTAACAAAGATTACTGGGTGA